CCACTCTTGCTGTGGGAAATCAGGTTCTGCTGCAGGGTACTCCAAACATGCTGCAGGAGGTAGGGATACGCCACCATCTGCTCATTGCCTCTTGGGTGTCAGGGAGGATGAAGATAAGGTGGAAACCACTTTATCTGATCCTCATGCTGTGACTACCCAGGAGTTTGCACTGTAGACATGCTGAGTTCTCTGGAGGCCTTCGGAGACTGTGCCCTACCCAGGGCAGTTCCCCAGGATAACTCAGCACTGTGATTTTCAGAATTGCTGAGCGGGGCTGTGGCTAGTTGCTGCCATTTCTAATACTCCTTCTCCGTCCGAGGGATTGGGAACATCAAGGCccaaatgaaatgcaaagggaGCAGAATATAAGTGAGAGACAGGTTCTGATTGTCACACATGCAGATTCTCCTAGGAAGTCAGGATGAGCACTACATATCTGTGGCCTCACCTAGGTGTCCTGCTTTGGGAATCATGCATTCACTTGGGCTTGGTGTGAACTGGTCTCATGTGCAATCCAGTCCTTGGGGGATTATTAGAGTGTATAAGCGCAACAGCTAGGAAAAGGTCCATAAAACTAAGTacaactaaaatatttttttttcttttgggtagggaaaagtaaaaaacactAAAGCAAACCACAACTCTCTAATGACACAGACCCTGACCTTCTGCAGGACCTGGGAAGGTCAGGGAAGTCTGATTTTCACACTGAGTGCGTGAGGTTGAGAAGGAATCACAGTCATCATCTCTCTACATGACTCTGGCTTTTCTTAGGTGAGCATAGCTTAAATCCAAGGGGTTTCTTTTTTACCTTAGACATCCAGGTGCTCAAGATGGTGGGACTTGATGATGTGCATGCAGGCAGACACACAAGTTGCAAAGGAGCTTTTAGTGGTTGCTAAGAAAGTATCTGGGTTCAGGAAAGCTATGGAGTATACTAGCAAGGGTTGAGAATCTGGGTCCAGTGTTTCTTGGTCCACTTGGTGTGGGTTAAGCACTGATGTGACATCCCAGAGATGGGAATTTGGCAGAcctggaggaaggggagagcaATGGGAGGGTCTGGAGCAGCTTGGAAGAAAGGGATAAGAGAGGAAAGGGCCCTTTGAATCCACTGCTATGGTTTGTGCCAGCATAGCCCATAGGGAGATTCCCATTTTAAACTGCTCTTCAAATTCCGCATACAATCTATTTTCTGCTCTAGTAAGATGGCACGCAACAATTTGCCTTGCAGACATGAAAGAGCACTTTAGCTGGGAGAGAAATCaatgcagggcagggggggtggaggAGTATTGCAGATGCCAAGGGGCTGCTCCAATTCAGGTCCAGAGGGATGACTGTATCTCTAGGTGGCTGACTGGGTATTTGCTTCTGTTGTGTTAGTGCAGGCTGTGAGGTGACTCTattggctgctgctgtcagctctgACTATCCCCTTGCATAACAGGTCTGTTTCCAGCCTAAGCCCCCTTGGACCTCTTGCAGGAGATGTCCAGGATACATACTTGGGAGTCTGTGCCCACCTaacagcccaggctgctggaaACATCTGGTAGATGCCCATTCACAGAGAACAGTTCACACTAGAAGTTGTGTGCTCTGTCGCTGAGGCTAAATCAGCAATGACCCCTCTTCTCTTTCCACATGTGAACAGCTGCCACctctccttcagcagcagcaggagtcaGGGGTGgagggctgtgcctggcagctgATGCCAGCCCTATGAACAGTTTGGAGAGTGGGTCCATGTCTCTTCTGGCACAGGTAGTGGGGCCATTAATCCTGCCATGGTGCCATCCTGGGCAGCTGCCTCCTTTGCTTGTGCTTTCGGCAAGGTTTTAGGACAGGTCTACCAGCCACCTGCCCAGGACCTTGgccccatcccttccctgcacctGGGAGGAGGAAGACTCTTGTTCTCACTGTCTGTGTTTAGGTCTCTATGGAGGGTCTGGGTTGCTGTCACACTGTAAAGGACTGCAATAACAAGTTTCTGTAGGTATAGCTGTGAAACACATGTGGAATTGAAGAAGAGGGGAACAATATAGTTGGAGAAGAAGCAGAGAATTTCACTTTTGGCTCATCCTTAAATCATGGAGGAAATTGCCCAGAGAAGGCTGAGGCCCCCACATCCCTGGGGACCTCTCAGTGTTGGAGCTTAATGGAAAGTCGTTCATCTTGTGCTTCTTGATATTGACCACAGTCTACAGCTCTTGCCTCCTCTCACTGCTGCTCTTGTGGGCAAGTGAAAACCCCCATCAACAATGAACGGGGatcaaaaagctgcttttccactgCACCTCTGTGGAAATCTCCAGGTTGTGAGAGCCACTTTGCTAGGATCTCcccatctgaaaaacaaaagaggagagaaaaactATTCTGGAGTTCAGCATGATGAAAATGGCCAGGAATCCCTCTGCTTTTGCCTTGTTAGTGTTATCTCTTCAGGAATGTGTACCAAATGCTTTATCATAATGTCATATTATTTTTCCCACAATATTGTGCAGGTCTTTCTCATGAGAGAACAATGATTTGGTTTGCAAGGACAGTGTACAGGTATCAGGTGTTGTATTCCACTCACTGAAAACAGCCAGGTCTCCactgaaaagtaattaaagGCCACCTCTCTGTCACTTGGGTAGTAGGTGCCATGCCAGCTGGCTTTTCTATGGGGTCATCAAGAGCCAAAACCACCATGGGCTGGCTGTCAGAGGGAAGAAGATGTACCACACCCAAGGGAAGTGTCTCCTCCTTCTGGACTACCCTCaggtgggctgggcagggtggTGAATGTCAAGTGTTCCCCAGAAGTGCCTGCCTTGAGGTTGCCTGCAAAAGGGTGAGTTACTAAGACCCACCTGTGGCTGGAGGGGCAATGCTTATAGGGATTAACATCTCCCAGCCATGCCTGCCTAGCAtcctccctgcagctgagcagTCTTTCACCAAGCTCTGCCCATTGTGCTGTGCGACGCAGTCCCTCTGAGGTGAGTGGTGGGAGAAGGAATGAGGTTGTTGTGTATGACTGGGCAGAGGACTCTGCTGGCTTGTTACAGGAATGGATCGACCACAAGCTTTCCTGGAATCCCGAGGAATATGGTGGGATCACCGCCATCCGTGTTCCTTCTGAGTCCCTGTGGCTTCCCGacattgttttatttgaaaagtgaGTAGCATGGGTCCTTGCTCCCGACTTAGACCAGAGCTTGGACAAGGCATGTCAGCCACTGCGAAGCTTGCATGTGCTGTCAGAAGGCTGCTTCTTTAGGTAGTATGAATGTTGGCTTCCCTTGTCCTCCAGGTGATGGGTaggaagcagagctgtgaggGGGTAGGACTGGGGCAAACATAATCCTGAACTTGGTACTGTTTCTTCCTGTCCAACTCCCAGTGCTGATGGACGTTTTGAAGGATCCCTGATGACCAAAGTCATAGTGAAGTACAATGGAGTGGTAACCTGGACACCACCAGCCAGTTATAAGAGCTCCTGCACAATGGATGTGACCTTCTTCCCCTTCGACAGGCAGAACTGCTCCATGAAGTTTGGGTCATGGACATATGATGGCAGTATGGTGGACTTAATTTTAGTGGATGAAAATGTAGAcaggaaagatttctttgaTAATGGAGAGTGGGAGATCTTAAATGCCAAGGGTATGAAAGGCAACAGGAAGGATGGGCTGTACTCTTACCCATTTGTCACTTACTCCTTTGTGTTGAGACGCCTTCCACTGTTTTACACTCTTTTCTTAATAATCCCTTGCCTGGGACTGTCTTTTCTAACTGTCCTGGTGTTTTACCTACCATCAGATGAAGGAGAAAAGCTTTCACTGTCTACATCAGTTCTAGTCTCcctcactgttttccttttagtgATTGAGGAAATAATCCCTTCTTCTTCCAAAGTCATCCCTCTGATTGGTGAGTACCTGCTGTTCATCATGATTTTTGTGACCCTCTCTATCATCGTGACTGTGTTTGTTATCAACGTCCACCACCGCTCCTCAGCAACCTACCATCCCATGGCTCCCTGGGTCAAAAGACTCTTCCTCCAGAAGTTGCCTCGGCTGCTGTGCATGAAGGGCCATGTGGATCGTTACTCCTTCTCagacactgaagaaaaggaaaccacCTTGAAATCAAAGTTTCTGGGGAAGCAGAAacacaagcaagcaaaagaTGGAGAGAAAATTGTTATTGCCTTTCTGGAAAAGGCCGCTGACTCCATTCGATACATTTCCAGGCATGTTAAAAAGGAACATTTCATCAGACAGGTAAGGAGGGCAAGGGCGGATCACAGTTTCCTTGGCTGCGATGACTTCCAAGCTCTTACCCTTTCTGCATGCCtttccctctgcctcttcctcctgctctcaTCTCAAACATGTCCTGGGAGCTTCCCCTGCTTGATAAATAATATGATTTTGGGGGAAACACATTGCTTCAAGGAGAACTGTATTGTGCTGTGAGAGTCCCTGTTCTTCACACATGCAAGAGGCCACAACAGCCTCTCCTGGAGGAATTCCTGCTTTTGGATTATTTGAATAACCTTGTCCTGCTTAAGCTGGGGATAGAATGAATCTGGAAAACCTCTGAACCGTCACACACTCTGAAAGTGTATCTTTCACGAAACTTACAGGCACGGTCCATGGCAGTTGCTAGGTCTCATTCCCTGCCTCCCAGTGACTATACACAGTGTGGCTGCCCTGTTTTGAGTGGAGGTCTTCTAGATTTTCACCAACACCAGTTCAGATTAGCCCCTAACCAccatttttctcccctttctgaAAATCCATCTATTAAAATGGCAAATTACTGTGTGCATAAACTATGCATCTCATGAGAGGGTAGGACAGCAGAGCAATGCACCTAGCAGCATACGGAAAGAGAAAAACTTCTGTTAGCACCCTCCTAGTAGCAAAACCAGGGCTTAGTTCATAATGTGTTGAGAGGACTTCAGCAGAAAGATGAACAGtaaatttatgtttaaaagtAAACCCTGTAGTATGTCAACATAGAATCTCCATGAATGAAGCCCTCTGAagctgaaacaatttttaattaaaaaagtccTTCGAATCACTTTTATAAGtagcttttttgtgtgtgctgggTTGTGCCAGTACTCACAATGCAAAATCGCCGCCCTGAAGGTGCACAATCCGAGCCAACAGAACACTTAATCAAACACGAGCCCATGGGACCACCTACACTGGAATCAATGCCTGTGTCAAAGTGCTGCGCTAGGGCCAAGTCCTGGCACTTTAAGGGAAATGCAGTTCTGTGAAAAGAAACCCAGTTCATCATAAAGCCATCTTCAAGCTTGAGACTGTAAATTTTCACATACGCACTCATCTAAAAACTTTTGCACATGCTGAAAAAGGTCTGATTGCCATGTGCTTAAAATGAAGGaattgtttgggggttttgagCAGCTCATGGTTATGAGTGCTAAAAAGTTGATCTATGTCCGTTCTAGGATAAAGCATACC
The window above is part of the Falco cherrug isolate bFalChe1 chromosome Z, bFalChe1.pri, whole genome shotgun sequence genome. Proteins encoded here:
- the CHRNB3 gene encoding neuronal acetylcholine receptor subunit beta-3 → MRQKIRFKEKATVVPMLCLVLFVLCLSHSDVAAFSSIAENEDALLKHLFQGYQKWVRPVENSNDTIKVLFGLKISQLVDVDEKNQLMTTNVWLKQEWIDHKLSWNPEEYGGITAIRVPSESLWLPDIVLFENADGRFEGSLMTKVIVKYNGVVTWTPPASYKSSCTMDVTFFPFDRQNCSMKFGSWTYDGSMVDLILVDENVDRKDFFDNGEWEILNAKGMKGNRKDGLYSYPFVTYSFVLRRLPLFYTLFLIIPCLGLSFLTVLVFYLPSDEGEKLSLSTSVLVSLTVFLLVIEEIIPSSSKVIPLIGEYLLFIMIFVTLSIIVTVFVINVHHRSSATYHPMAPWVKRLFLQKLPRLLCMKGHVDRYSFSDTEEKETTLKSKFLGKQKHKQAKDGEKIVIAFLEKAADSIRYISRHVKKEHFIRQVVQDWKFVAQVLDRIFLWLFLVVSVMGSVLIFTPALQMWLNSTL